The proteins below come from a single Clarias gariepinus isolate MV-2021 ecotype Netherlands chromosome 17, CGAR_prim_01v2, whole genome shotgun sequence genomic window:
- the ankrd34ba gene encoding ankyrin repeat domain-containing protein 34B, which produces MNGVESIHTDSNSLLKAVYLGRLRLTRLLLEGGAYINESNEHGETPLMIACKSRYSDTQGVPKAKMVGYLLESGADPNIQDKSGKTALMHACLEQAGPEVVSLLLDSEADPCLEDHIGSSALIHAIRSSDEETLKLLMDAFKARGKEVIIITTDRLVCGKQIVKQNLKVPLRPEVDQCDNLHSSSIPCASPSEIHLSTSPLEKLSSSLSEHKFSFQDLQNMAKSQTTPSSHQPPLAHRGLNKDHHLHRLHSEPWLKIPQSFLSEQQAKGNSQMEELPDITPEEELAFSVDRRLAFDPPRLCQVSTDLKEATNLSMPQHQENKTRNSGFLKPERALSHNMSFNGLSSQYSLSHPDLHSKSSEFLPAETHTEKLLPNLAVSSLINIIQRRKLGVDHYSSDSQLSVSGNSLAGGKKQLDNRQLLTSQSSTLIGSQESTGSTLLENIHKRHQSYLERRGSGALLADLPINSRPGFLPPLNHHTSSPQMTGASSSNNICPSNKPTCDLVTGIRQYLPSAPAGLPKNLKTRRMLMRRHSMQPEQIKQLGNLKEIFG; this is translated from the coding sequence ATGAATGGAGTGGAGAGCATTCACACAGACAGTAACTCTCTGCTCAAAGCAGTGTATCTGGGCCGTCTCCGCCTGACACGCCTTCTCTTAGAGGGTGGGGCTTACATAAATGAGAGCAATGAGCATGGAGAGACACCCCTTATGATTGCCTGTAAAAGCAGGTACTCTGACACCCAGGGGGTTCCGAAGGCAAAGATGGTGGGATATCTTCTGGAGAGCGGGGCTGATCCAAACATACAGGACAAAAGTGGAAAGACTGCTCTAATGCATGCCTGCCTAGAGCAAGCAGGACCTGAGGTGGTGTCCCTTCTCCTAGATAGTGAGGCTGATCCCTGTCTGGAGGACCACATTGGCTCCTCTGCTCTGATCCATGCCATTAGGTCCAGTGATGAGGAAACACTGAAACTGCTAATGGATGCTTTCAAGGCCAGAGGTAAAGaggtcatcatcatcaccacagacagacttgtctGTGGAAAGCAGATAGTCAAACAGAATCTTAAAGTTCCTTTACGGCCAGAAGTAGACCAGTGTGATAACTTGCATTCCTCCTCAATACCCTGCGCTTCTCCTTCTGAAATTCACCTCAGCACATCACCCCTAGAGAAACTTTCCTCCAGCCTCTCAGAGCACAAGTTCTCTTTCCAGGATCTGCAGAACATGGCCAAATCCCAGACAACCCCTTCCTCTCACCAGCCACCTCTTGCACACAGAGGACTGAACAAGGATCACCATCTGCATAGACTACACTCAGAACCATGGCTAAAGATACCTCAGTCTTTTTTATCAGAACAACAAGCCAAAGGTAACTCTCAAATGGAAGAACTGCCTGACATAACACCCGAGGAAGAACTTGCTTTCAGTGTTGACAGACGACTGGCATTTGACCCTCCTCGTTTGTGTCAGGTTAGCACTGACCTTAAAGAAGCAACTAATTTGAGCATGCCTCAGcatcaagaaaacaaaacaagaaattcTGGATTTTTAAAACCAGAAAGAGCACTGTCCCACAACATGTCCTTTAATGGCTTATCTTCACAGTACTCTCTCTCCCACCCAGATCTTCACTCCAAAAGCAGTGAATTCTTACCAGCAGAGACTCACACAGAAAAGCTTCTCCCTAACCTGGCAGTGTCAAGTCTAATCAACATCATCCAGCGTCGAAAGCTTGGAGTGGACCATTACAGCTCTGATTCACAGCTTTCAGTGTCGGGTAACTCCCTAGCAGGAGGTAAAAAACAGCTTGACAACAGGCAGTTACTGACTTCACAATCGTCCACTTTGATAGGCTCACAGGAATCAACAGGGAGCACTTTACTGGAAAATATACACAAGCGACACCAAAGCTATCTAGAGAGGAGGGGATCCGGGGCTCTTCTCGCGGATCTACCAATTAACTCTCGACCAGGCTTTCTACCACCACTGAATCATCATACCTCAAGCCCACAAATGACCGGAGCAAGCAGCTCTAACAACATCTGCCCCAGCAACAAGCCAACATGTGATTTGGTGACAGGCATAAGGCAGTATCTACCCTCAGCTCCTGCTGGCTTACCAAAGAATCTCAAGACCAGAAGAATGCTGATGAGAAGGCACTCCATGCAGCctgaacaaattaaacagctagGTAACCTTAAGGAGATCTTTGGTTAA